Proteins encoded within one genomic window of Aquarana catesbeiana isolate 2022-GZ linkage group LG03, ASM4218655v1, whole genome shotgun sequence:
- the LOC141133611 gene encoding E3 ubiquitin-protein ligase TRIM39-like: protein MASANLRDELECSVCLNIYTDPVNLRCGHNFCQLCIDRVLNTQEGSGGYSCPDCREKFQDRPALHRNITLRNIVENFLSAQPDREESGVFCTYCVDSPVHAVRSCLLCEVSLCDKHLRVHKKSPEHILCDPTLSMESRKCSIHKKILEYYCTEDETCICVSCCMIGGHKAHEMESLDEASEKKKKTLRNVLQKLQTKRVETEERVQSLQEHRRKVEEKAVGDTERVTVLFRDLRRRLEDLEKRVLREISERAEQISISIRDLEIKKEELSRKMRHIEELCNMMDPLTVLQESDTGDLCDTEDGDNEDRERHEKLLHDGGGLDVDGISRTLHTLSDIITERHVSFYIQGAADILLDVNTANNKLHISDDRKTVSRSDIIQNRPETPERFQYYVQVLSSRSFSSGRHYWEVDVGGSESWRVGMCYPSIDRGRADKSVIGYNNKSWCLWRDGDRYVVIHDRKPMSLPTNISSNRVRIDLDYEAGRISFYDLCDPIRHLHTFTTTFTEPIHAGLLVGRGCIKICGGNREK, encoded by the coding sequence atggcgtctgctaacCTGAGAGatgagctggaatgttccgtctgtctgaacatttatacagatcctgtaaacctgagatgtggacacaacttctgtcagctctgtattgatcgtgtgctgaatacacaggaggggtctggaggatattcctgtcctgactgcagagagaagtttcaggatcggcctgcactgcacaggaacataacgctacgtaacatagtggagaatttcctgtctgctcagccagatcgggaggagtccggggtcttctgtacttactgtgtggactctcctgtacatgctgttagatcctgtctgctctgtgaggtttctctgtgtgataaacacctaagagtccacaaaaagtccccagaacacatcttatgtgaccccaccttgtccatggagagcaggaaatgctccatccataagaagatcctggagtattactgcactgaggatgagaccTGTATCTGTGTGTCTTGTTGTATGATTGGAGGACATAAAGCACATGAGATGGAatcactggatgaggcttctgagaagaagaagaagacactgaggaatgttctgcagaaacttcagACAAAGAGAGtggagacggaggaaagagtccagagtctgcaggaacacaggaggaaagttgAAGAAAAAGCAGTTGGTGACACAGAGAGAGTGACtgtcctgtttagagatctcaggagacgtctggaagacctggagaagagagtcctgagggaaatctccgagAGGGCAGAGcagatctccatctccatccgagatctggaaataaagaaggaggagctgtccaggaagatgcgtcacattgaggagctttGTAACATgatggatccactgactgtcttacaggaatcagatacaggtgacttgtgtgatactgaggatggagataatgaggacagagagagacatgagaagctcctccatgatggagggggtctggatgtggatgggatatcacgcacattacacacattatctgatataataacagagagacatgtatccttctatatacagggagctgcagacatattactggatgtaaacacagctaaTAATAAactacatatatcagatgacaggaaaactgtatccaggtcagatataatccagaatcgtccagaaacaccagagagattccaGTATTATGttcaggtgttgagcagtcggagtttctcctcagggagacattactgggaagtggatgtcgggggatcagagAGCTGGAGAGTTggaatgtgttaccccagtatagacaggggAAGAGCAGATAAGTCAGTGATTGGATATAATAACAAGTCCTGGTGTTTGTGGAGGGATGGTGATCGGTATGTGGTGATACATGACAGGAAACCGATGAGTTTACCCACTaatatctccagtaacagagtcaggatagatctggattatgaggctggACGGATCTCATTTTATGATCtttgtgacccgatccgacacctccacaccttcaccaccaccttcactgagcccatCCATGCTGGGTTACTGGTGGGGAGAGGTTGTATAAAGATCTGTGGGGGGAATCGGGAGAAATAA